The Peribacillus sp. FSL P2-0133 genome has a segment encoding these proteins:
- a CDS encoding DNA-3-methyladenine glycosylase — protein MINHSILPADFYQRPTLELAKSLLGCLIVKETADGTASGFIVETEAYIGPGDRAAHSFGNRRTKRTEVMFGNSGLIYTYVMHTHTLVNVVSGGPENPEAILIRAVEPYSGLELMHERRGIADIRKWTDGPGKLTKALGITMDDYGRSFTDPPLYLAAGKMPEHISSGPRVGIDNSGAAKDYPWRFWVTDNPFISRKNLINKAVPKNKP, from the coding sequence ATGATAAACCATTCAATTTTACCTGCGGATTTTTATCAGCGGCCCACGCTTGAACTAGCAAAATCCCTTCTTGGCTGCCTCATTGTAAAAGAAACAGCGGATGGAACCGCTTCTGGATTCATTGTTGAAACAGAGGCCTATATTGGACCTGGGGACAGGGCCGCACATAGTTTTGGAAATAGAAGGACAAAACGGACGGAAGTGATGTTCGGTAATTCCGGATTGATATATACATACGTCATGCACACACATACACTGGTCAATGTCGTAAGCGGCGGGCCTGAAAATCCGGAGGCCATTTTAATCCGGGCAGTTGAACCGTATTCCGGGCTTGAGCTAATGCATGAAAGACGCGGAATTGCCGATATTCGTAAATGGACTGATGGACCTGGAAAGCTAACAAAGGCACTAGGCATCACCATGGATGATTATGGTCGATCTTTTACAGATCCCCCGCTATATCTTGCTGCCGGAAAAATGCCTGAACACATATCCAGCGGCCCCCGCGTCGGAATCGACAACTCCGGGGCAGCAAAAGATTATCCTTGGCGTTTCTGGGTTACCGACAATCCGTTTATATCCCGTAAAAACCTAATTAATAAAGCTGTGCCGAAAAATAAACCATGA